The nucleotide sequence CGATAGTGCTCACATCGGTGTATTTCCAATCTTCGTCCCGGCGGCCCGGAAAACCCCGCTCCCCGAACCTCGCCAATGCCCGTCGCCGGATCGCACGCAGCCACGGAGGCTCGGCGGCCGGAAGACGCGATTCGAGCCGCGCCAGCTCCGCAAGCAAGGGATCGCTTGGCTTCAGAGGGGAGAGCACCTGGACATTCATGCCGCCGCCTCTTTGACCCAGTCGTAGCCGTGCTTTTCGAGATCGAGCGCCAACTCGCGGTCACCGGATCGGACGATCCGGCCGCCCGAGAGCACGTGCACCCGATCGGGCACGACGTAGTGCAAGAGCCGTTGATAGTGGGTCACGACGACGAAGCTCCGTTGCCCATCGCGCAGGCGGTTCACGCCCTCGGCCACGAGCTTCAAGGCATCGATGTCGAGCCCGGAATCGGTCTCGTCCAGGATCGCGAGGCGCGGCTCCAGGACCGCCATCTGGAAGACCTCGTTGCGCTTCTTCTCGCCACCCGAGAAGCCCTCGTTCACCGCGCGTTTCAAGAGCCCCTCGTCGAGGTGTACGATCTTCAGCTTTTCCTTGACCAGATTCAGGAACTCGATGGCGTCGAGCTCCG is from Pseudomonadota bacterium and encodes:
- the sufC gene encoding Fe-S cluster assembly ATPase SufC; protein product: MLAVHDLEVRITDKTILKGIDLEVGSGEVHAIMGPNASGKSTLAHVLAGREGYEVTAGGVSFDGENLLALSPEERAHRGVFLAFQYPVAIPGVNNAYFLKAALNAGRKYRGLAELDAIEFLNLVKEKLKIVHLDEGLLKRAVNEGFSGGEKKRNEVFQMAVLEPRLAILDETDSGLDIDALKLVAEGVNRLRDGQRSFVVVTHYQRLLHYVVPDRVHVLSGGRIVRSGDRELALDLEKHGYDWVKEAAA